Proteins from a genomic interval of Nitrospina gracilis Nb-211:
- a CDS encoding thiazole synthase, with protein MTTTATETATNQLKIGDKVFNSRLIVGTGKYPSFEMNKQALEISGAEMITVAVRRIELDKTKESILNYIDPEKYQLLPNTAGCFNVKEAVMTCQLAREAGLGNFVKVEVIGDEKTLFPDNEATLEACKLLVKDGFTVLPYCMDDVVLCKKLEDVGCAAVMPLAAPIGSGLGIRNPYNVKLILEAVNVPVIIDAGVGTASDAARAMELGVDGLLMNTAIAQAKDPLKMAKAMRLGVECGRLAYEAGRIPKKLYATASSPLDGLIDV; from the coding sequence ATGACGACCACAGCCACTGAAACCGCAACGAACCAACTCAAGATCGGCGACAAGGTGTTCAACTCGCGCCTCATCGTCGGCACGGGCAAGTACCCGTCGTTCGAGATGAACAAGCAGGCGCTCGAAATCTCCGGCGCGGAGATGATCACCGTCGCCGTGCGCCGCATCGAACTGGACAAGACGAAGGAATCGATCCTCAACTACATCGACCCGGAAAAATACCAGCTTCTGCCCAACACCGCCGGATGCTTCAACGTGAAAGAGGCGGTGATGACCTGCCAGCTGGCGCGCGAGGCGGGACTGGGTAACTTCGTGAAGGTCGAGGTCATCGGCGACGAGAAAACCCTGTTCCCGGATAACGAAGCCACGCTGGAGGCGTGCAAACTGCTGGTGAAGGACGGCTTCACCGTTCTGCCTTACTGCATGGACGACGTGGTGCTGTGCAAGAAGCTGGAAGATGTGGGTTGCGCCGCGGTCATGCCGCTGGCCGCGCCCATCGGCTCCGGCCTCGGCATCCGCAATCCCTACAACGTGAAACTGATTCTGGAAGCGGTGAACGTACCGGTCATCATCGACGCCGGCGTCGGCACCGCCTCCGATGCGGCGCGCGCCATGGAACTGGGTGTGGACGGCCTTTTGATGAACACCGCCATTGCGCAGGCGAAGGACCCGCTCAAGATGGCCAAAGCCATGCGTCTCGGCGTGGAGTGCGGCCGCCTCGCGTACGAAGCGGGACGCATCCCGAA
- a CDS encoding SH3 domain-containing protein has protein sequence MFPLNNKYIWALTGLLLLLVAACAPKRLTPHYETPPPDLQVEDNRLYYKALDAQNRGRLKEAEELWQVFLKRYPKSVHGHNNLGRVYYLEDKLTQAAQQFEQGLALEPGDPRLRQNLADALKLQANLLYEDKRFDATIQKLDRLREISPQEEQQGIQIRIEKVEDKIYEQVRRMDTPESYRDFIQKYPEGINAQRARQRLKELDGGEASSGLSSLIPGMPDLFGAESKSKEEPIGSKTTPVAPKTVTPQPEAKPKEMATFKDPFTEEAVPEVPVGDTQKPKTQGVMEEAPVAPSGDSFFDTESFGKAGVQKPLKVKPESTEVAKTEPENAIQKKKAKPFGSEVSDEALDDFLKSLDDQDIKVKPSTPKPEGVEPPDKTSGTPLVPESKEIPVTQLTEPVEMPESVPPPGGKVPSLQTEVQEVPEDLEMIAPFSALAKQEPSKQAPDQNKKVPVPEPPVEVTKKESGPGEPPVLSSVETQTKQPPQTAALDKTKTAPPPTLKKKSEPVKTKPSIPQEKLVKEKPVIKTPSPEKLAQKAPAPSTKQTMVEVDIEPGTYLNVRSKPSVESGKLIGKLRDGDTVPLVKETTLWFQVEYQKGKQGWISRTYSHKLSSIPADERMNFNYAASPVAS, from the coding sequence ATGTTCCCTTTAAATAACAAGTACATATGGGCCCTCACCGGGCTGTTGCTATTGCTGGTTGCGGCCTGCGCGCCGAAGCGCCTGACGCCGCATTACGAGACCCCGCCCCCTGACCTCCAGGTCGAGGACAACCGGTTGTATTACAAAGCGCTCGATGCGCAAAACCGGGGCCGTCTGAAAGAGGCGGAAGAATTGTGGCAGGTGTTTCTGAAACGCTATCCCAAGTCCGTTCACGGCCACAACAACCTGGGCCGCGTCTATTACCTGGAAGACAAACTGACGCAGGCCGCGCAACAGTTCGAGCAGGGACTGGCGCTGGAACCGGGCGACCCGCGCCTGCGGCAGAACCTCGCCGATGCGCTGAAGCTCCAGGCCAACCTCTTGTATGAAGACAAGCGCTTCGATGCCACCATCCAGAAGCTCGACCGCCTGCGCGAAATCTCTCCGCAGGAGGAACAGCAGGGCATCCAGATCCGCATCGAAAAGGTGGAAGACAAAATCTACGAACAGGTGCGGCGGATGGACACGCCGGAAAGCTACCGCGACTTCATCCAGAAGTACCCGGAAGGCATCAACGCCCAGCGCGCCCGCCAGCGGTTGAAGGAACTGGACGGCGGCGAGGCATCGTCGGGCCTGTCGTCACTGATCCCCGGCATGCCCGACCTGTTTGGCGCGGAATCGAAATCGAAGGAAGAACCCATCGGTTCCAAAACCACACCCGTGGCACCGAAAACGGTGACCCCACAGCCTGAGGCGAAGCCGAAGGAGATGGCTACTTTCAAGGACCCGTTTACGGAAGAGGCGGTGCCGGAGGTTCCGGTGGGTGATACGCAGAAGCCCAAAACACAGGGCGTGATGGAAGAAGCACCGGTCGCGCCGTCCGGCGATTCGTTCTTCGACACCGAAAGCTTCGGCAAGGCCGGTGTGCAGAAACCGTTGAAGGTGAAACCGGAATCGACGGAAGTGGCGAAGACGGAGCCGGAAAACGCCATTCAGAAAAAAAAGGCGAAGCCGTTCGGCTCGGAGGTTTCCGACGAGGCGCTGGATGACTTTTTAAAGAGCCTCGACGATCAGGATATTAAAGTGAAGCCTTCCACACCCAAGCCGGAAGGGGTGGAGCCGCCGGACAAGACCAGCGGGACGCCGCTGGTGCCGGAGTCCAAGGAAATCCCGGTGACGCAGTTGACCGAACCGGTGGAGATGCCGGAAAGCGTGCCGCCGCCCGGCGGCAAGGTGCCGTCTCTTCAAACCGAGGTGCAGGAGGTGCCCGAGGACCTGGAGATGATCGCCCCCTTTTCGGCGCTGGCAAAACAGGAGCCGTCGAAACAAGCCCCGGATCAGAACAAGAAGGTGCCGGTGCCGGAGCCTCCAGTTGAAGTCACGAAGAAGGAAAGCGGGCCGGGCGAGCCGCCGGTTCTCTCTTCCGTCGAGACCCAAACCAAACAGCCTCCCCAGACCGCCGCCCTCGACAAAACCAAGACCGCTCCCCCTCCGACACTGAAAAAGAAATCCGAACCGGTTAAAACCAAACCGTCCATCCCCCAAGAAAAGCTGGTGAAGGAAAAACCCGTAATAAAAACACCGTCGCCCGAAAAGCTGGCCCAAAAGGCGCCCGCGCCGTCTACCAAGCAAACCATGGTGGAAGTGGACATCGAACCCGGCACCTACCTGAACGTGCGCTCCAAACCGTCGGTGGAAAGCGGCAAGCTGATCGGCAAACTGCGCGATGGCGACACGGTGCCGCTGGTCAAGGAAACCACCCTGTGGTTCCAGGTGGAGTACCAGAAGGGCAAGCAGGGGTGGATCAGCCGCACCTACTCACACAAACTGTCCAGCATTCCGGCAGACGAGCGGATGAATTTCAATTACGCCGCCTCGCCCGTTGCATCCTGA
- a CDS encoding phosphocholine cytidylyltransferase family protein, with translation MQAIILLAGYGSRLARDDIPHKSLLPFGDDTLLSRHLRILQDLGLEKTVLVVGHNRDAVKDYVGGLDLTLPIEFVDNPDYLTTGNTLSLILGLRGREGDLLVMDGDVLYPREVLEKYVTNCKPPSFAIVPVDIDDTEATKVLLDDTGYIHSFVTKRDLTDEEKARYKCAGEALGFFLLTPELTRRLIALCDARPDDFLSTLWEIPFSEVAPGAQIQPFFIVTDGCMEIDTQEDYDQALSQHRENPEIY, from the coding sequence ATGCAAGCCATCATCCTGCTCGCCGGCTATGGATCGCGCCTGGCCCGCGACGACATCCCACACAAAAGCCTGTTGCCGTTTGGCGATGACACCCTGTTGTCGCGTCACCTGCGCATCCTTCAGGACCTCGGCCTGGAAAAAACGGTGCTGGTGGTCGGCCACAACCGCGACGCGGTGAAAGACTACGTTGGCGGCCTGGACCTCACCCTCCCCATCGAGTTCGTGGACAACCCGGACTATTTAACTACCGGCAACACGCTGTCCCTGATTCTGGGACTGCGCGGCCGCGAGGGCGATCTGCTGGTCATGGACGGCGACGTGCTGTATCCAAGGGAAGTGCTGGAGAAATACGTCACCAACTGCAAACCGCCGTCGTTCGCCATCGTGCCGGTGGACATCGACGATACCGAGGCCACCAAGGTGCTTCTGGATGATACCGGCTACATCCATTCCTTCGTCACCAAGCGCGACCTCACCGATGAAGAAAAAGCACGCTACAAATGTGCGGGCGAAGCGCTGGGGTTTTTCCTGCTGACGCCAGAGCTGACCCGGCGGTTGATCGCGCTCTGCGACGCGCGCCCCGACGACTTCCTTTCCACCCTGTGGGAGATCCCGTTTTCCGAGGTGGCGCCCGGCGCCCAGATCCAGCCGTTCTTCATTGTCACCGACGGGTGTATGGAAATTGATACGCAGGAAGACTACGATCAGGCGCTTTCCCAGCACCGCGAAAACCCGGAAATATATTGA
- a CDS encoding HAD-IA family hydrolase → MIQDFKAVFFDVGGTLLRVHPSVGDVYARHARPYGFDGEPDALNQAFRSHWKSMGGMESLGTAKGPEVERGFWKELVRRVFEPYGLQRFDAYFDEIYDVFRSDACWRVFEDVTESGLLDRLQARGVVLGVISNWDSRLPEIIDNTGLGKYFQFVLASTVVGSAKPDIGIFQEALRLSGVQPHEACHIGDEVGTDVTGAQNAGVHPILIDRTNRFPDTQPRIQSFHELVLENV, encoded by the coding sequence ATGATTCAGGATTTCAAGGCGGTATTTTTTGATGTCGGTGGCACGCTGTTGCGCGTCCATCCTTCAGTGGGCGACGTGTACGCCAGGCACGCCCGGCCTTACGGATTCGACGGCGAGCCGGACGCGCTCAACCAGGCCTTCCGCTCGCACTGGAAAAGCATGGGCGGCATGGAGTCACTGGGCACCGCCAAGGGGCCGGAAGTGGAACGCGGTTTCTGGAAGGAGCTGGTGCGACGCGTGTTCGAGCCTTACGGACTGCAACGCTTCGACGCCTACTTCGACGAGATCTACGACGTGTTCCGCAGTGACGCCTGCTGGCGGGTGTTCGAGGACGTCACCGAGTCCGGCCTGCTGGACCGCTTGCAAGCCCGTGGCGTGGTGCTGGGAGTGATTTCCAACTGGGACTCACGCCTGCCGGAGATCATCGACAACACCGGGCTGGGCAAGTATTTCCAGTTCGTGCTGGCTTCCACCGTGGTCGGCTCGGCGAAACCCGACATCGGCATCTTCCAGGAAGCGCTGAGGTTGAGCGGCGTGCAACCGCACGAAGCCTGCCACATCGGCGACGAGGTGGGCACCGACGTCACCGGCGCGCAGAACGCCGGCGTGCACCCCATCCTGATCGACCGCACCAATCGCTTTCCCGACACCCAACCCCGCATCCAATCCTTCCACGAACTGGTGCTGGAAAACGTCTGA